A stretch of the Cyprinus carpio isolate SPL01 chromosome B4, ASM1834038v1, whole genome shotgun sequence genome encodes the following:
- the LOC109093470 gene encoding gastrula zinc finger protein XlCGF57.1-like isoform X2: MAFIKEETVDIRIEEVFCLKQEDFEELTDLTAFKEENEVLNEMEEKDQYESHRDFIIEEKSFNCSQTKKTSSRKRVKKGIGTRSCLTCFQCGKLFTQKGSLNRHMRIHTGEKPYSCPQCGKCFIQHGNLKVHMRSHTGEKPYKCLQCGKCFDQYGNFKIHMKIHTGESLFTCQQCGVSFRKKWILNRHMRIHTGEKPYTCLQCGKSFHQHGNLKLHMSIHTGERPFTCQQCGKSFDQNEKLQVHMRIHVGENPFTCQQCGESFRKKWILNRHMRIHTGEKPYTCHQCGKSFHQHGNLKLHMSIHTGERPFTCQQCGKHFKRKGSLNYHMRIHSREEKPYICHQCGKSFDQNEKLEEHMTIHTGENPFTSQQCGVSFTQKGILNMDMKIQTGEKPYTCPQCGKGFHQHRNLKLHMKVHTGERPFTCQQCGKRFKRKGNLNYHMSVHTGENHFTCQQCGLSFTQKGSLNRHMRIHTGEKPYSCPRCGKCFDQHGNLKVHMRIHTGEKPYTCPQCGKSFDQHGNFKIHMKIHTAERPFTCQQCGKHFKRKGSLNYHMRIHSREEKPYTCHQCGKSFDQNEKLEEHMRIHTRENPFTSQQCGVSFTQKGILSMDMKIQTVEKPYTCPQCGKGFHQHRNLKLHMKVHTGERLLPANSVENVSNEKETLIIT; the protein is encoded by the coding sequence ACCTGACAGCATTTAAAGAGGAGAATGAAGTGctgaatgaaatggaagagaaagaTCAGTATGAGAGCCATCGTGATTTCATTATTGAAGAAAAATCTTTTAATTGCTCACAGACTAAAAAGACTTCCTCACGAAAAAGAGTTAAAAAAGGGATAGGAACTAGAAGTTGTTTAACCTGCTTTCAGTGTGGAAAGcttttcactcaaaaaggaagccttaacaggcacatgagaattcacactggagagaaaccttactcatgccctcagtgtggaaagtgtttcataCAGCATGGAaatcttaaagtccacatgagaagtcacactggagagaaaccctaCAAGTGCCTgcagtgtggaaaatgttttgaTCAATATGGAAACTTCAAAATCCACATGAAAATTCATACAGGTGAAAGCCTTTTTACGTGTCAACAGTGTGGAGTAAGTTTCAGAAAGAAATGGATTCTCAACAGgcatatgagaattcacactggagagaagccttacacatgccttcagtgtggaaagagttttcatcaacatggaaaccttaaaCTCCACATGAGTATTCATACAGGAGAAAGGCCttttacctgccaacagtgtggaaagagttttgatcAAAATGAAAAGCTTCAAGTACACATGAGAATTCACGTTGGAGAAAACCCTTTCACTTGTCAACAGTGTGGAGAAAGTTTCAGAAAGAAATGGATTCTCAACAGgcatatgagaattcacactggagagaagccttacacatgccatcagtgtggaaagagttttcaTCAACATGGTAACCTTAAACTCCACATGAGTATTCATACAGGAGAAAGGCCttttacctgccaacagtgtggaaagcaTTTCAAACGAAAAGGAAGCCTTAATtatcacatgagaattcactcCAGGGAGGAAAAGCCTTACAtatgccatcagtgtggaaagagtttcgaTCAAAATGAAAAGCTTGAAGAACACATgacaattcacactggagaaaaccctTTCACCAGCCAACAGTGTGGAgtaagtttcactcaaaaagggaTTCTCAATATGGACATGAAAATTCAGACTGgggagaagccttacacatgccctcagtgtggaaagggttttCATCAACATAGAAACCTTAAACTCCACATGAAAGTTCATACAGGAGAAAGACCttttacctgccaacagtgtggaaaacgTTTCAAACGAAAAGGAAACCTTAATTATCACATGAGTGTACACACTGGAGAAAACCATTTCACCTGCCAGCAGTGTGGActaagtttcactcaaaaaggaagccTTAACAGGCATATgcggatccacactggagagaaaccttactcATGCCCTCGGTGTGGAAAGTGTTTCGATCAGCATGGAaatcttaaagtccacatgagaattcacactggtgAGAAACCATACACATGTCcccagtgtggaaaaagttttgaTCAACATGGAAACTTTAAAATCCACATGAAAATTCATACAGCAGAAAGGCCttttacctgccaacagtgtggaaagcaTTTCAAACGAAAAGGAAGCCTTAATtatcacatgagaattcactcCAGGGAGgaaaagccttacacatgccatcagtgtggaaagagtttcgaTCAAAATGAAAAGCTTGAAgaacacatgagaattcacaccagAGAAAACCCTTTCACCAGCCAACAGTGTGGAgtaagtttcactcaaaaagggaTTCTCAGTATGGACATGAAAATTCAGACTGtggagaagccttacacatgccctcagtgtggaaagggttttCATCAACATAGAAACCTTAAACTCCACATGAAAGTTCATACAGGAGAAAGGCttttacctgccaacagtgtggaaaacgTTTCAAACGAAAAGGAAACCTTAATTATCACATGA
- the LOC109093470 gene encoding gastrula zinc finger protein XlCGF57.1-like isoform X1 encodes MAFIKEESEDFRIEEVFSVKLEDFQEQTDLTAFKEENEVLNEMEEKDQYESHRDFIIEEKSFNCSQTKKTSSRKRVKKGIGTRSCLTCFQCGKLFTQKGSLNRHMRIHTGEKPYSCPQCGKCFIQHGNLKVHMRSHTGEKPYKCLQCGKCFDQYGNFKIHMKIHTGESLFTCQQCGVSFRKKWILNRHMRIHTGEKPYTCLQCGKSFHQHGNLKLHMSIHTGERPFTCQQCGKSFDQNEKLQVHMRIHVGENPFTCQQCGESFRKKWILNRHMRIHTGEKPYTCHQCGKSFHQHGNLKLHMSIHTGERPFTCQQCGKHFKRKGSLNYHMRIHSREEKPYICHQCGKSFDQNEKLEEHMTIHTGENPFTSQQCGVSFTQKGILNMDMKIQTGEKPYTCPQCGKGFHQHRNLKLHMKVHTGERPFTCQQCGKRFKRKGNLNYHMSVHTGENHFTCQQCGLSFTQKGSLNRHMRIHTGEKPYSCPRCGKCFDQHGNLKVHMRIHTGEKPYTCPQCGKSFDQHGNFKIHMKIHTAERPFTCQQCGKHFKRKGSLNYHMRIHSREEKPYTCHQCGKSFDQNEKLEEHMRIHTRENPFTSQQCGVSFTQKGILSMDMKIQTVEKPYTCPQCGKGFHQHRNLKLHMKVHTGERLLPANSVENVSNEKETLIIT; translated from the coding sequence ACCTGACAGCATTTAAAGAGGAGAATGAAGTGctgaatgaaatggaagagaaagaTCAGTATGAGAGCCATCGTGATTTCATTATTGAAGAAAAATCTTTTAATTGCTCACAGACTAAAAAGACTTCCTCACGAAAAAGAGTTAAAAAAGGGATAGGAACTAGAAGTTGTTTAACCTGCTTTCAGTGTGGAAAGcttttcactcaaaaaggaagccttaacaggcacatgagaattcacactggagagaaaccttactcatgccctcagtgtggaaagtgtttcataCAGCATGGAaatcttaaagtccacatgagaagtcacactggagagaaaccctaCAAGTGCCTgcagtgtggaaaatgttttgaTCAATATGGAAACTTCAAAATCCACATGAAAATTCATACAGGTGAAAGCCTTTTTACGTGTCAACAGTGTGGAGTAAGTTTCAGAAAGAAATGGATTCTCAACAGgcatatgagaattcacactggagagaagccttacacatgccttcagtgtggaaagagttttcatcaacatggaaaccttaaaCTCCACATGAGTATTCATACAGGAGAAAGGCCttttacctgccaacagtgtggaaagagttttgatcAAAATGAAAAGCTTCAAGTACACATGAGAATTCACGTTGGAGAAAACCCTTTCACTTGTCAACAGTGTGGAGAAAGTTTCAGAAAGAAATGGATTCTCAACAGgcatatgagaattcacactggagagaagccttacacatgccatcagtgtggaaagagttttcaTCAACATGGTAACCTTAAACTCCACATGAGTATTCATACAGGAGAAAGGCCttttacctgccaacagtgtggaaagcaTTTCAAACGAAAAGGAAGCCTTAATtatcacatgagaattcactcCAGGGAGGAAAAGCCTTACAtatgccatcagtgtggaaagagtttcgaTCAAAATGAAAAGCTTGAAGAACACATgacaattcacactggagaaaaccctTTCACCAGCCAACAGTGTGGAgtaagtttcactcaaaaagggaTTCTCAATATGGACATGAAAATTCAGACTGgggagaagccttacacatgccctcagtgtggaaagggttttCATCAACATAGAAACCTTAAACTCCACATGAAAGTTCATACAGGAGAAAGACCttttacctgccaacagtgtggaaaacgTTTCAAACGAAAAGGAAACCTTAATTATCACATGAGTGTACACACTGGAGAAAACCATTTCACCTGCCAGCAGTGTGGActaagtttcactcaaaaaggaagccTTAACAGGCATATgcggatccacactggagagaaaccttactcATGCCCTCGGTGTGGAAAGTGTTTCGATCAGCATGGAaatcttaaagtccacatgagaattcacactggtgAGAAACCATACACATGTCcccagtgtggaaaaagttttgaTCAACATGGAAACTTTAAAATCCACATGAAAATTCATACAGCAGAAAGGCCttttacctgccaacagtgtggaaagcaTTTCAAACGAAAAGGAAGCCTTAATtatcacatgagaattcactcCAGGGAGgaaaagccttacacatgccatcagtgtggaaagagtttcgaTCAAAATGAAAAGCTTGAAgaacacatgagaattcacaccagAGAAAACCCTTTCACCAGCCAACAGTGTGGAgtaagtttcactcaaaaagggaTTCTCAGTATGGACATGAAAATTCAGACTGtggagaagccttacacatgccctcagtgtggaaagggttttCATCAACATAGAAACCTTAAACTCCACATGAAAGTTCATACAGGAGAAAGGCttttacctgccaacagtgtggaaaacgTTTCAAACGAAAAGGAAACCTTAATTATCACATGA
- the LOC122137167 gene encoding E3 SUMO-protein ligase ZBED1-like, with translation MAGLVDPRSKITYCTEKKVDAIKSRAITEMEAMLYETDQGTAELAASLPQDATTVSQPEEPLRKKSLGSFFKTAATSSATLSQRELIEKELSAYLQSVNVDSEANPLQWWNDHEEMFPNLKNVAKKYLCVPATSSPSERVFSTSGNIVTCHRASLKPDAVDRLVFLAQNL, from the coding sequence ATGGCAGGCTTAGTGGATCCCAGGTCCAAGATAACATACTGCACAGAAAAAAAGGTGGATGCCATCAAGAGCAGAGCCATAACCGAGATGGAGGCAATGCTCTATGAGACTGACCAGGGCACAGCTGAGTTGGCTGCTTCACTGCCTCAAGATGCAACAACGGTATCACAGCCAGAAGAGCCACTAAGGAAGAAATCCCTGGGCAGCTTCTTTAAAACTGCAGCAACATCTTCCGCCACACTGTCGCAGAGAGAGCTTATTGAAAAAGAGTTGTCTGCCTACTTGCAGTCTGTTAATGTTGACAGTGAAGCAAATCCATTGCAGTGGTGGAACGACCATGAGGAAATGTTCCCAAACCtgaaaaatgtggcaaaaaaaTATCTGTGTGTGCCCGCCACCAGTTCCCCATCGGAAAGGGTATTTAGTACCAGTGGTAATATAGTTACATGCCATCGAGCATCTCTCAAACCAGACGCCGTTGATAGGCTTGTGTTTTTGGCACAAAACCTCTAA